The following proteins come from a genomic window of Citrobacter europaeus:
- the hpaI gene encoding 4-hydroxy-2-oxoheptanedioate aldolase, giving the protein MNNAFKDALKTGRPQIGLWLGLTSSYSAELLAGAGFDWLLIDGEHAPNSVQTILTQLQAIAPYPSQPVVRPSWNDPVQIKQLLDVGAQTLLVPMVQNADEARLAVKATRYPPAGIRGVGSALARASRWNRIPEYIHQANDAMCVLVQIETREALKNLPQILDVEGVDGVFIGPADLSADMGFGGNPQHPEVQAAIEQAIAQIRAAGKAPGILMANEQLAKRYLALGALFVAVGVDTTLLARGAEALAARFGGEINAPGSPSVY; this is encoded by the coding sequence ATGAATAACGCCTTTAAAGATGCCTTAAAAACCGGTCGCCCACAGATTGGCCTATGGCTTGGACTCACCAGCAGCTACAGCGCAGAGCTACTGGCCGGGGCTGGGTTCGACTGGCTGTTAATTGACGGAGAGCATGCGCCGAACAGCGTGCAAACGATACTGACCCAACTGCAGGCGATCGCCCCTTACCCCAGCCAACCTGTGGTGCGACCATCATGGAACGACCCGGTGCAAATTAAACAATTGCTGGATGTGGGTGCGCAGACTCTGCTGGTGCCGATGGTACAAAACGCTGACGAAGCGCGACTGGCAGTGAAGGCCACCCGCTACCCGCCCGCAGGTATTCGCGGCGTAGGTAGCGCGCTCGCCCGCGCCTCACGCTGGAACCGCATCCCCGAATATATCCATCAGGCCAACGACGCAATGTGCGTGCTGGTGCAAATTGAAACCCGCGAAGCCCTAAAAAATCTGCCACAGATCCTCGACGTTGAGGGCGTGGACGGCGTGTTCATCGGCCCGGCCGATCTCAGTGCTGATATGGGATTTGGCGGCAATCCGCAGCACCCGGAGGTGCAGGCTGCCATCGAACAGGCCATCGCGCAAATTCGTGCAGCCGGTAAAGCGCCGGGGATCCTGATGGCTAACGAACAGTTGGCGAAACGTTATCTGGCGCTAGGCGCACTGTTCGTTGCCGTCGGCGTTGATACCACTCTGCTGGCCCGTGGCGCAGAAGCGCTGGCGGCGCGGTTTGGGGGGGAAATAAACGCGCCGGGTTCGCCAAGCGTCTACTAA
- the hpaX gene encoding 4-hydroxyphenylacetate permease codes for MSDTSSAIPEKFDPANQHKQLTAQQQSVINKLFRRLIVFLFVLFIFSFLDRINIGFAGLTMGQDLGLNATMFGLATTLFYVTYVIFGIPSNVMLSIVGARRWIATIMVLWGIASTATMFATGPNSLYILRMLVGITEAGFLPGILLYLTFWFPAFFRARANALFMIAMPVTTALGSIVSGYILSMDGMLNLRGWQWLFLLEGFPSVLLGVMVWFWLDDSPSKAKWLTAEDKKCLQEMMDNDRLMLVQPEGAISHHAMQQRSLWREVFTPIVLMYTLAYFCLTNTLSAISIWTPQILKSFNESSSNITIGLLAAIPQICTILGMIYWSRHSDKHRERKHHTALPFLFAAAGWLLASATDHNLIQLLGIVMASTGSFSAMAIFWTTPDQSISLRARAIGIAVINATGNIGSAVSPLMIGWLKDITGSFSSGLWFVATLLVIGAVIIWAIPMKGSRPRATP; via the coding sequence ATGAGCGATACATCATCTGCCATCCCGGAAAAGTTCGATCCGGCTAACCAGCACAAACAGCTGACGGCGCAGCAGCAGTCAGTTATCAACAAACTGTTCCGTCGCCTGATCGTATTTTTGTTCGTACTCTTTATCTTTTCGTTTTTAGACAGGATCAATATCGGCTTTGCCGGACTGACCATGGGGCAGGATCTGGGACTGAACGCCACCATGTTCGGCCTTGCCACCACCCTGTTTTACGTTACCTACGTGATTTTTGGCATACCCAGCAACGTGATGCTCAGCATCGTCGGCGCTCGCCGCTGGATTGCCACCATCATGGTGCTATGGGGCATCGCCTCTACCGCCACCATGTTCGCCACCGGGCCGAACAGCCTCTACATCCTGCGGATGCTGGTGGGGATTACCGAGGCCGGTTTCCTGCCCGGCATCCTGTTGTATTTGACCTTCTGGTTCCCGGCCTTTTTCCGCGCCCGCGCCAACGCGCTGTTTATGATTGCGATGCCGGTGACTACCGCGCTGGGGTCGATCGTTTCTGGATATATTCTGTCTATGGACGGCATGCTTAACCTGCGCGGCTGGCAATGGTTGTTCTTGCTGGAAGGCTTCCCGTCGGTGCTGCTCGGCGTTATGGTCTGGTTCTGGCTCGATGATTCACCGTCGAAGGCGAAATGGCTGACGGCAGAAGACAAAAAGTGCCTGCAGGAGATGATGGATAACGATCGCCTCATGCTGGTACAGCCGGAAGGGGCGATCAGCCATCACGCCATGCAACAACGCAGCCTGTGGCGGGAAGTATTTACGCCGATCGTGCTGATGTACACCCTGGCCTACTTCTGCCTGACGAATACACTCAGTGCGATCAGTATCTGGACGCCGCAGATCCTTAAAAGCTTTAACGAAAGCAGCAGCAACATCACTATCGGCCTGCTGGCGGCAATCCCGCAGATTTGTACCATTCTCGGAATGATCTACTGGAGCCGTCACTCTGATAAACATCGAGAGCGTAAGCATCATACCGCTCTACCTTTTCTGTTTGCCGCTGCAGGCTGGCTGCTGGCTTCAGCCACCGATCACAACCTAATCCAACTACTGGGGATCGTGATGGCCTCCACCGGCTCCTTTAGCGCCATGGCCATCTTTTGGACCACCCCGGATCAGTCGATCAGCCTACGCGCCAGAGCGATCGGTATTGCGGTGATCAACGCCACCGGCAATATCGGATCAGCAGTAAGCCCATTAATGATCGGCTGGCTGAAAGATATTACTGGCAGCTTTAGCAGTGGTCTGTGGTTTGTTGCCACCCTGTTGGTCATTGGCGCGGTGATTATCTGGGCTATTCCGATGAAAGGATCGCGTCCTCGCGCGACGCCGTAA
- the hpaA gene encoding 4-hydroxyphenylacetate catabolism regulatory protein HpaA, with protein sequence MCQSSIANIDINKEYDESLGTEDVHYQSFARMAEFFGRDMQAHRHDQYFQMHFLDTGQIELQLDESRYSVQAPLFVLTPPSVPHAFITESDSDGHVLTVREDLVWPLLEVLYPGTREAFGLPGICLSLADKPEELEALTHYWRLIQRESTSQLPGREHTLMLLAQAVFTLLLRNAKLDDHAASGIRGELRLFQRFNQLIDNHYHQHWTVPDYAYELHLTESRLTDICRRFANRPPKRLIFDRQLREAKRLLLFSDSAINEIAWQLGFKDPAYFARFFNRLVGCSPSAFRLKKVPVS encoded by the coding sequence ATGTGTCAGAGCTCTATCGCCAATATCGATATCAACAAAGAGTACGATGAGAGTCTGGGAACGGAAGATGTGCATTATCAGTCGTTTGCCCGCATGGCTGAGTTCTTTGGCCGCGATATGCAGGCGCACCGTCACGACCAATATTTTCAGATGCACTTTCTTGATACCGGGCAGATTGAGCTGCAGCTTGACGAGAGTCGTTATTCAGTACAGGCACCGCTGTTCGTTCTGACACCGCCGTCGGTGCCGCACGCCTTTATCACTGAGTCTGATAGTGATGGGCACGTACTGACGGTGCGGGAGGATTTGGTCTGGCCGCTGTTGGAGGTACTTTATCCCGGCACACGGGAAGCCTTCGGCCTGCCGGGTATCTGCCTGTCGCTGGCCGATAAGCCCGAAGAACTGGAGGCACTAACACACTACTGGCGGCTGATTCAACGTGAGTCGACCTCGCAATTACCGGGACGTGAACACACACTGATGCTATTGGCGCAGGCGGTGTTCACCCTACTACTACGGAATGCGAAGCTTGACGATCATGCCGCCAGCGGGATACGCGGCGAGCTAAGGCTGTTTCAACGTTTTAACCAGCTAATCGATAACCACTATCACCAGCACTGGACGGTGCCGGACTACGCCTACGAGCTGCATCTGACCGAATCCAGACTGACCGATATCTGTCGCCGCTTCGCTAACCGCCCACCAAAAAGGCTAATTTTCGACAGGCAGTTGCGCGAAGCCAAGCGGCTATTGCTGTTTTCCGACAGCGCGATCAACGAAATAGCCTGGCAATTGGGTTTTAAGGATCCAGCCTATTTCGCTCGCTTCTTTAACCGCTTAGTCGGCTGCTCACCGAGCGCGTTCAGACTGAAGAAAGTGCCCGTGTCGTGA
- the hpaB gene encoding 4-hydroxyphenylacetate 3-monooxygenase, oxygenase component, with protein sequence MKPENFRADAKRPLTGEEYLKSLQDGREIYIYGERVKDVTTHPAFRNAAASVAQMYDALHKPELQDTLCWGTDTGSGGYTHKFFRVARSADDLRQQRDAIAEWSRLSYGWMGRTPDYKAAFGCALGANPEFYGQFEQNARNWYTRIQETGLYFNHAIVNPPIDRHKPADEVKDVYIKLEKETDAGIIVSGAKVVATNSALTHYNMIGFGSAQVMGENPDFALMFVAPMDAEGVKLISRASYELVAGATGSPYDYPLSSRFDENDAILVMDNVLIPWENVLIYRDFDRCRRWTMEGGFARMYPLQACVRLAVKLDFITALLKRSLECTGTLEFRGVQAELGEVVAWRNMFWALSDSMCAEATPWVNGAYLPDHAALQTYRVMAPMAYAKIKNIIERSVTSGLIYLPSSARDLNNPQINEYLAKYVRGSNGMDHVERIKILKLMWDAIGSEFGGRHELYEINYSGSQDEIRLQCLRQAQSSGNMDKMMAMVDRCLSEYDQNGWTVPHLHNNSDINMLDKLLK encoded by the coding sequence ATGAAACCTGAAAATTTCCGTGCAGACGCTAAACGCCCGTTAACTGGTGAAGAGTATTTGAAGAGCTTGCAGGACGGCCGCGAAATCTATATTTACGGTGAGCGTGTTAAAGACGTGACTACGCATCCAGCTTTTCGCAACGCAGCCGCTTCTGTCGCCCAAATGTACGATGCGCTGCACAAACCCGAACTGCAGGACACCTTGTGCTGGGGTACCGACACCGGCAGCGGCGGCTATACCCACAAGTTTTTCCGCGTCGCGAGAAGTGCCGATGACCTGCGCCAGCAGCGCGATGCCATCGCCGAATGGTCGCGCCTGAGCTACGGCTGGATGGGGCGTACTCCGGACTACAAAGCCGCGTTTGGCTGTGCGCTGGGTGCTAACCCAGAATTTTATGGTCAGTTTGAACAGAACGCCCGCAACTGGTACACCCGCATTCAGGAAACCGGCCTGTACTTTAACCACGCCATCGTCAATCCACCGATCGACCGCCATAAGCCAGCGGATGAAGTGAAAGACGTCTATATCAAGCTCGAGAAAGAGACCGATGCCGGGATTATCGTCAGCGGTGCAAAAGTGGTGGCGACCAACTCTGCGCTGACCCACTACAACATGATTGGCTTCGGCTCCGCGCAGGTGATGGGCGAAAACCCGGACTTCGCGCTGATGTTCGTCGCGCCAATGGATGCCGAAGGGGTCAAACTTATCTCTCGCGCCTCCTATGAACTGGTCGCCGGAGCAACCGGATCGCCATACGATTATCCGCTCTCCAGTCGCTTCGACGAAAACGATGCGATCCTGGTCATGGATAACGTGCTGATCCCGTGGGAAAACGTGCTGATTTACCGCGACTTTGACCGCTGCCGCCGCTGGACGATGGAAGGTGGCTTCGCCCGTATGTATCCGCTGCAGGCCTGCGTACGTCTGGCGGTGAAGCTCGACTTTATCACAGCCCTGCTGAAGCGCTCGCTGGAGTGCACCGGTACCCTGGAGTTCCGCGGCGTACAGGCCGAGCTTGGCGAAGTCGTGGCCTGGCGCAATATGTTCTGGGCGCTGAGCGACTCAATGTGCGCTGAAGCAACGCCGTGGGTCAACGGAGCATATCTGCCGGATCACGCCGCGCTGCAAACCTATCGCGTGATGGCGCCGATGGCTTACGCCAAAATCAAAAATATTATCGAGCGCAGCGTCACCAGCGGCCTGATCTATCTGCCGTCCAGCGCACGCGATCTCAATAACCCGCAAATCAACGAATATCTGGCGAAATACGTACGCGGATCGAACGGTATGGATCACGTCGAGCGCATCAAGATCCTCAAACTAATGTGGGACGCCATCGGCAGCGAATTTGGTGGCCGCCACGAGCTGTATGAAATCAACTACTCCGGTAGCCAGGACGAAATCCGCCTGCAGTGTCTGCGCCAGGCACAGAGCTCCGGCAACATGGACAAAATGATGGCGATGGTCGATCGCTGCCTGTCCGAGTACGACCAAAATGGCTGGACGGTTCCACATTTGCACAACAATTCCGATATCAACATGCTGGATAAGCTGCTGAAGTAA
- a CDS encoding 4-hydroxyphenylacetate 3-monooxygenase reductase subunit: MQLDEQRLRFRDAMASLSAAVNVITTEGEAGRCGITATAVCSVTDSPPSVMVCINANSAMNPVFQGNGKLCINVLNHEQEVMARHFAGMTGMAMEDRFNLSCWQKGAQGQPVLKGSLASLEGEINQVQTIGSHLVYLVEIKNITLSQQGHGLIYFKRRFHPVMMEMEVVA, translated from the coding sequence ATGCAATTAGATGAACAACGTCTGCGTTTTCGCGATGCCATGGCCAGTCTGTCGGCCGCCGTTAACGTCATCACCACCGAAGGCGAAGCGGGCCGCTGCGGGATCACCGCTACGGCAGTCTGTTCGGTGACCGACTCGCCACCGTCGGTGATGGTCTGTATCAACGCCAATAGCGCGATGAACCCGGTGTTTCAGGGCAACGGCAAGCTCTGTATCAACGTGTTGAACCACGAGCAGGAAGTGATGGCCCGCCATTTCGCCGGGATGACAGGCATGGCTATGGAAGATCGCTTCAACCTTTCATGCTGGCAGAAAGGCGCGCAAGGCCAACCGGTACTGAAAGGATCGCTGGCAAGCCTCGAGGGTGAGATTAATCAAGTGCAGACTATCGGCAGTCATTTGGTCTATCTGGTCGAAATCAAGAACATTACCCTCAGCCAGCAAGGCCACGGGCTGATTTACTTCAAGCGCCGTTTCCATCCGGTGATGATGGAAATGGAAGTGGTCGCGTAG
- a CDS encoding NAD(P)/FAD-dependent oxidoreductase — translation MERFDTVIIGAGAAGMFCAAQAGQAGSRVLLIDNGKKPGRKILMSGGGRCNFTNLYVEPAAYLSQNPHFCKSALARYTQWDFIDLVGTHGIAWHEKTLGQLFCDDSAQQIVDMLVDECEKGNVTMRLRSEVLSVERDGDDFILELNGMTVGTKKLVIASGGLSMPGLGATPFGYKIAEQFGLNVLPTRAGLVPFTLHKPLLEQLQVLSGVSVSSVITAEDGTVFRENLLFTHRGLSGPAVLQISSFWQPGEFVSINLLPDVDLAGFLDDQRSAHPNQSLKNTLAMQLPKRLVECLQQLGQIPDVSLKQLNVRDQQTLVETLTEWRVQPNGTEGYRTAEVTLGGVDTNELSSRTMEARKVPGLYFIGEVMDVTGWLGGYNFQWAWSSAWACAQDLASGVKTQ, via the coding sequence GTGGAAAGGTTTGATACCGTTATTATAGGCGCTGGCGCAGCGGGTATGTTTTGTGCCGCGCAGGCAGGACAAGCAGGTAGTCGCGTACTGCTGATCGATAATGGTAAAAAGCCAGGGCGCAAGATTCTCATGTCTGGCGGGGGCCGCTGCAACTTTACTAATCTTTATGTCGAACCGGCTGCGTATTTGAGCCAAAACCCGCATTTTTGCAAATCGGCGCTGGCGCGTTATACGCAGTGGGATTTTATCGATCTGGTGGGCACGCACGGCATTGCCTGGCATGAAAAAACGCTAGGTCAGCTTTTCTGCGACGATTCCGCCCAACAAATTGTCGATATGCTGGTGGACGAGTGTGAAAAAGGTAACGTAACTATGCGGTTACGTAGCGAAGTCCTGAGCGTTGAGCGCGATGGTGACGATTTTATCCTGGAATTGAATGGGATGACTGTCGGCACGAAAAAGCTGGTTATTGCCTCAGGTGGCCTCTCTATGCCGGGTCTGGGCGCAACGCCGTTTGGCTATAAAATTGCCGAACAGTTCGGCCTGAACGTGTTGCCGACCCGCGCTGGTCTGGTGCCGTTCACCTTACATAAGCCGCTACTGGAGCAGCTTCAGGTACTCTCTGGCGTATCGGTTTCCTCCGTTATCACCGCCGAGGACGGCACCGTATTTCGTGAAAACCTGCTCTTTACGCACCGCGGGCTTTCTGGTCCGGCCGTGCTGCAGATTTCCAGTTTTTGGCAGCCAGGTGAATTTGTCAGCATTAATTTGTTGCCGGATGTTGACCTCGCGGGCTTCCTCGATGACCAACGAAGCGCACACCCTAATCAAAGCTTAAAGAACACGTTAGCGATGCAGTTGCCAAAGCGTCTGGTGGAATGCTTACAGCAGTTAGGGCAAATTCCGGATGTCTCGCTGAAGCAGCTTAACGTACGCGATCAGCAAACGCTGGTTGAAACGCTGACCGAGTGGCGGGTGCAGCCGAACGGTACGGAAGGGTATCGTACCGCTGAAGTCACGTTAGGTGGCGTCGATACCAACGAGCTGTCATCGCGCACGATGGAAGCGCGCAAAGTGCCGGGGCTGTATTTTATCGGCGAAGTTATGGACGTCACTGGTTGGTTGGGCGGCTATAACTTCCAGTGGGCGTGGTCGAGCGCCTGGGCGTGCGCACAGGATTTAGCTTCTGGGGTAAAAACACAGTAG
- the pitA gene encoding inorganic phosphate transporter PitA, translating to MLHLFAGLDLHTGLLLLLALAFVLFYEAINGFHDTANAVATVIYTRAMRSQLAVVMAALFNFFGVLLGGLSVAYAIVHMLPTDLLLNMGSSHGLAMVFSMLLAAIIWNLGTWYFGLPASSSHTLIGAIIGIGLTNALMTGTSVVDALNIPKVIGIFASLIISPIVGLVVAGGLIFILRRYWSGTKKRARIHLTPAEREKKDGKKKPPFWTRIALILSAIGVAFSHGANDGQKGIGLVMLVLIGVAPAGFVVNMNASGYEITRTRDAINNVEVFFQQRPDLLKQATGVDQLIPSPTDAAPATATEFHCHPANTINALERAKGMLANLETYDKLSVEQRGQLRRIMLCISDTTDKVVKLPGVSADDQRLLKKLKADMLSTIEYAPIWIIMAVALALGIGTMIGWRRVATTIGEKIGKKGMTYAQGMSAQMTAAVSIGLASYTGMPVSTTHVLSSSVAGTMVVDGGGLQRKTVTSILMAWVFTLPAAIILSGVLYWLSLKLI from the coding sequence ATGCTACATTTGTTTGCTGGCCTGGATTTACATACCGGGCTTTTACTATTGCTTGCTCTGGCTTTCGTGCTGTTCTACGAAGCAATTAACGGCTTCCATGACACAGCCAATGCTGTCGCAACCGTGATCTACACCCGCGCAATGCGTTCGCAATTGGCGGTGGTCATGGCTGCGTTGTTCAACTTCTTTGGTGTTTTGCTGGGCGGTCTCAGCGTGGCGTATGCCATCGTGCATATGCTGCCAACGGATCTGCTGCTAAATATGGGATCGTCACATGGCCTCGCCATGGTGTTCTCCATGCTGCTGGCGGCAATTATCTGGAACCTGGGTACCTGGTACTTTGGTTTGCCTGCATCCAGCTCCCACACGCTGATTGGCGCCATTATCGGTATTGGTTTAACCAATGCGTTGATGACCGGCACCTCGGTGGTGGACGCACTTAACATCCCGAAAGTTATCGGTATTTTTGCCTCGCTAATCATCTCGCCAATTGTCGGTCTGGTGGTTGCAGGTGGTCTTATTTTCATTCTGCGTCGCTACTGGAGCGGTACGAAAAAACGTGCCCGTATCCACCTGACGCCGGCAGAACGTGAAAAGAAAGACGGTAAGAAAAAGCCGCCGTTCTGGACGCGTATTGCACTGATCCTCTCCGCAATCGGCGTGGCGTTCTCCCACGGTGCGAACGATGGTCAGAAAGGCATTGGTCTGGTGATGTTGGTGCTGATTGGCGTAGCGCCTGCAGGTTTCGTGGTGAATATGAATGCTTCCGGTTACGAGATTACCCGTACCCGTGATGCAATCAATAACGTCGAAGTCTTCTTCCAGCAGCGCCCTGACCTGCTTAAACAGGCCACAGGCGTAGACCAGTTGATTCCGTCACCGACGGACGCGGCACCCGCGACGGCGACAGAGTTTCATTGCCACCCGGCGAATACCATCAACGCGCTGGAACGCGCGAAAGGTATGCTGGCGAATCTGGAAACTTACGACAAGTTAAGCGTCGAGCAGCGTGGTCAGCTGCGCCGTATTATGCTGTGCATCTCTGATACCACCGATAAAGTGGTTAAGCTGCCTGGCGTAAGCGCTGACGATCAGCGTCTGCTGAAGAAACTGAAAGCTGACATGCTGAGCACCATTGAGTACGCGCCTATCTGGATCATTATGGCCGTCGCACTGGCGCTGGGTATTGGTACGATGATTGGCTGGCGTCGCGTAGCCACCACCATCGGCGAGAAAATCGGTAAGAAAGGTATGACCTATGCCCAGGGGATGTCGGCGCAGATGACTGCCGCAGTCTCTATCGGTCTCGCCAGTTACACCGGTATGCCCGTTTCCACCACTCACGTTCTTTCCTCTTCCGTTGCGGGAACGATGGTTGTTGATGGCGGCGGTTTGCAGCGTAAAACAGTGACCAGCATTCTGATGGCCTGGGTCTTCACCCTGCCGGCTGCGATTATTCTTTCCGGGGTGCTGTACTGGCTCTCCCTGAAGCTTATCTAA
- the uspB gene encoding universal stress protein UspB, which produces MISTIALFWALCVVCIVNMARYFSSLRALLVVLRGCDPLLYQYVDGGGFFTSHGQPNKQMRLVWYIYAQRYRDHHDDEFIRRCERVRGQFILTSALCGLVLISMVALIIWH; this is translated from the coding sequence ATGATAAGCACCATTGCATTGTTCTGGGCTTTATGTGTCGTTTGCATTGTTAATATGGCGCGCTATTTTTCTTCGCTACGCGCACTGTTAGTGGTACTTCGTGGTTGCGATCCATTGCTTTACCAGTATGTAGATGGAGGAGGCTTTTTTACCTCGCATGGGCAACCGAATAAGCAGATGCGTCTGGTGTGGTATATCTACGCTCAGCGTTACCGTGATCATCATGATGATGAATTTATTCGCCGCTGTGAGCGGGTTCGCGGTCAGTTCATTCTCACCAGCGCGCTATGCGGCCTGGTGTTAATCAGCATGGTTGCGCTGATTATCTGGCACTGA